One Beggiatoa leptomitoformis DNA segment encodes these proteins:
- a CDS encoding Rpn family recombination-promoting nuclease/putative transposase → MNLHDTSYKLLFSYPEMVKDLLTGFVHEKWVENVDFNTLEPYKTDFISEKFHSRNDDLIWRVRYQENWLYIYIILEFQSSIDDFMAIRLWVYIGLLYQHLIKTEKLNRHDKLPPVLPLVLYNGNQRWNAPISLDSLIHPAPEGLAQYRPQLHYLLIDELAYQDAELSPLKNLVAALFRMENSRNHEQADTIIVEVIKALADWLDSPEQAGLKRAFVAWLKQIYLPRHLPNTPMPVINELEEVRIMLEERVQQWYAEGMQIGVQQGLQQGEYFGLQRGRQEEKQRDILMILEIRFGELPLSLVEQVKSMTEMNLLETCLKQAVLAESLTVFCEQWAKTN, encoded by the coding sequence ATGAATCTTCACGACACCAGCTACAAACTGCTCTTTTCCTATCCCGAAATGGTTAAAGACCTACTCACAGGCTTTGTACATGAAAAATGGGTAGAAAATGTCGATTTCAACACCTTAGAACCCTACAAAACCGACTTTATCAGCGAGAAATTCCACAGTCGCAATGATGACCTGATTTGGCGCGTTCGTTATCAAGAAAATTGGCTATACATCTACATCATCCTAGAATTTCAATCCTCTATTGATGATTTTATGGCAATTCGCCTGTGGGTTTACATCGGCTTACTCTATCAACATCTGATAAAAACCGAAAAACTCAATCGTCATGACAAACTCCCCCCCGTTTTGCCTTTAGTTCTCTACAATGGCAATCAACGCTGGAATGCCCCAATTTCACTAGACAGTTTGATTCATCCCGCACCTGAAGGATTAGCACAATATCGTCCACAACTACACTACTTACTCATAGACGAATTAGCGTATCAAGATGCGGAACTATCACCCTTAAAAAACCTTGTTGCGGCATTATTTCGCATGGAAAATAGCCGAAATCACGAACAAGCAGATACTATAATAGTAGAAGTCATCAAAGCCTTAGCGGACTGGTTAGACTCCCCCGAACAAGCAGGATTAAAACGGGCATTTGTAGCATGGTTAAAACAAATTTATTTACCGCGCCATTTACCCAATACCCCGATGCCTGTTATTAATGAATTAGAAGAGGTTAGAATTATGTTAGAAGAACGTGTGCAACAATGGTATGCCGAAGGAATGCAAATAGGTGTACAACAAGGATTGCAGCAAGGTGAATATTTTGGGTTACAACGTGGCAGGCAAGAAGAAAAACAACGGGATATTTTAATGATATTAGAAATCCGTTTTGGTGAGTTACCACTTAGTCTTGTCGAGCAAGTAAAAAGTATGACGGAGATGAATTTACTAGAAACCTGTTTAAAACAAGCCGTATTAGCTGAATCATTAACCGTTTTTTGTGAGCAATGGGCGAAAACGAATTAA
- a CDS encoding L-threonylcarbamoyladenylate synthase — MSLFLSIHPQNPQPRFISQVATAIRNGEVVVYPTDSCYALGCCMGDKDAMERIRRIRNADKDHNFTLVCRDLSEIATYAKVENSAFRLMKSLTPGAYTFLLKATHEVPRRLQHPKRKTIGLRVPDNKITLAILETLGEPIISSTLIMPQAEMPETDPEQILQLLDKHVDLIVDGGNCGFEPTTIIDLIEDPPVVLRRGKGSIDMFDTDDAN, encoded by the coding sequence ATGAGTTTATTTTTATCTATACATCCACAAAATCCACAACCGCGTTTTATTTCCCAAGTAGCAACAGCCATTCGTAATGGTGAGGTTGTGGTTTACCCAACAGATTCCTGTTACGCCTTAGGCTGCTGTATGGGTGACAAGGACGCAATGGAACGGATTCGTCGTATTCGTAATGCAGATAAAGACCACAATTTTACCTTAGTTTGTCGGGATTTATCCGAAATTGCGACGTATGCAAAAGTTGAAAACAGTGCTTTTCGTTTAATGAAATCACTCACCCCGGGCGCATATACTTTTTTGCTCAAAGCAACGCATGAAGTGCCACGTCGTTTACAACATCCAAAACGTAAAACGATAGGCTTGCGTGTGCCAGACAATAAAATAACACTCGCTATTTTAGAAACCCTAGGCGAGCCGATTATCAGCTCAACACTTATCATGCCTCAAGCAGAAATGCCTGAAACTGACCCCGAACAAATATTACAACTGCTAGATAAACATGTAGATTTAATCGTAGATGGCGGTAATTGCGGCTTTGAACCCACAACAATTATCGACCTGATTGAAGACCCTCCTGTCGTCTTACGACGCGGTAAAGGCTCTATTGACATGTTTGACACTGACGATGCCAACTAA
- the accB gene encoding acetyl-CoA carboxylase biotin carboxyl carrier protein codes for MDIRKVKKLIELLESSNIAEIEIREGEESVRISRYGTQPQQMPIYGYPQPYPAPQPSVNPATTSTPSDVSATPQITGHVVTSPMVGTFYRAASPASKPFLEEGQRVSVGDTLAIIEAMKILNQITSDYAGVVRKVLVENGSPVEYGEPLFIID; via the coding sequence ATGGACATTCGTAAAGTAAAAAAACTAATTGAATTGTTGGAGTCTTCCAATATTGCCGAGATTGAAATTCGGGAGGGGGAAGAATCCGTTAGAATCAGCCGTTATGGCACACAACCGCAACAAATGCCTATTTATGGGTATCCACAACCTTATCCAGCACCACAACCTAGCGTAAATCCAGCGACAACATCTACGCCGTCAGATGTATCTGCAACGCCACAAATCACGGGGCATGTTGTCACCTCTCCAATGGTTGGCACGTTCTACCGCGCAGCTTCTCCTGCTAGCAAGCCTTTTCTTGAAGAAGGACAACGGGTTTCTGTCGGTGACACGTTAGCGATTATTGAAGCGATGAAAATTCTCAATCAAATTACCTCCGATTATGCGGGCGTGGTTCGCAAAGTCTTGGTGGAAAATGGCTCGCCTGTAGAATATGGTGAACCCTTATTTATCATTGATTAA
- the aroQ gene encoding type II 3-dehydroquinate dehydratase, whose protein sequence is MFNILVLHGPNLNLLGEREPKHYGRATLVDINQALQNMAQAHRLTTFQSNAEYQLIERIHAARHENIDFIIINPAAFTHTSVALRDALAAVAIPFIEVHLSNVHAREPFRQHSYFSDLAVGVISGLGAQGYMLALQAAFTLLRDKNEQVSV, encoded by the coding sequence ATGTTTAATATACTGGTTTTACATGGTCCGAATTTAAACTTGCTAGGCGAGCGTGAGCCTAAACATTACGGACGTGCGACGCTTGTCGATATTAATCAAGCCTTACAAAACATGGCACAAGCGCATCGTTTAACAACGTTTCAAAGTAATGCGGAATATCAATTGATTGAACGTATTCACGCTGCACGGCATGAAAATATTGATTTTATTATTATTAACCCCGCCGCTTTTACCCACACCAGCGTTGCTCTGCGTGATGCATTAGCAGCCGTCGCAATACCTTTTATTGAAGTGCATTTGTCTAATGTACATGCACGTGAGCCTTTTCGCCAACACTCCTATTTTTCTGATTTGGCAGTGGGGGTTATTTCAGGACTTGGCGCACAAGGTTATATGCTTGCCTTACAAGCGGCATTCACTCTGTTGCGCGATAAAAATGAGCAGGTGAGTGTGTAA
- a CDS encoding site-2 protease family protein codes for MTPLTTLQQVSIWIIPILFAITVHEAAHGWAANKLGDDTAKRLGRITLNPIKHIDLIGTIILPIAMLLLSGFMFGWAKPVPVNWHQLHNPRRDMAFVAAAGPLSNLLMALFWVVIAKIGWVLADSVPYALFLFYMGGAGMFINSVLALLNLVPILPLDGGRVLHSLLPLRFAIPFGRSEPFGLFILLGLLFIGALGYIVFPAVIFLYVQLSYLTGIPNEMFALLRILLTH; via the coding sequence ATGACTCCACTGACCACATTACAACAAGTTTCTATTTGGATAATTCCTATTCTGTTTGCCATTACTGTACATGAGGCAGCACACGGCTGGGCAGCAAACAAGTTAGGCGATGACACCGCAAAACGCTTAGGACGCATTACACTAAATCCAATTAAACATATTGATTTAATAGGAACTATTATATTACCTATTGCAATGTTACTTCTCAGCGGGTTTATGTTTGGATGGGCAAAGCCTGTACCTGTTAATTGGCACCAACTGCATAACCCACGTCGTGATATGGCGTTTGTTGCCGCAGCAGGGCCTTTATCTAACCTACTAATGGCGTTGTTTTGGGTGGTTATTGCAAAAATCGGCTGGGTATTAGCAGATAGCGTACCCTATGCCTTATTTTTATTTTACATGGGCGGGGCGGGCATGTTTATTAATTCTGTGTTGGCGTTATTAAATCTCGTGCCAATTCTGCCTTTGGACGGGGGGCGCGTATTACACAGTTTATTGCCCTTGCGTTTTGCTATTCCCTTTGGACGTTCAGAACCGTTTGGGCTATTTATTTTATTGGGATTATTGTTTATAGGTGCGTTGGGATACATTGTATTTCCAGCGGTTATTTTTCTGTATGTACAATTATCGTATTTAACAGGCATTCCTAATGAAATGTTTGCATTATTACGCATCTTATTAACGCATTAA
- a CDS encoding ShlB/FhaC/HecB family hemolysin secretion/activation protein — protein sequence MATLTSTPPLSDDEPLSAVPSVFVKQFVFVGNTVFSQTDLTEIVQTYQNRKISAEELQEAKNRITRHYIDNGYINSGAIIPDQPVKGGIITLQVIEGQLSQVNITGNNYTNEAYLRSRLENNVGEVLNINELQRKLQLLQQNQLIKRVNAELGPGVHLGEGVLNVKVEENRPYSLGLTFNNHRSPSIGSYRGEIDVQHLNITGHGDQFYARYGLTEGLDDWAINYKLPINRADTTLSFSAEQSDSSVIEDPFAQLLVKSEADTYSVTLSHPFYRVANQEFTLGLRLEKRSSQTYLLDQGFSFSPGVRDGESKITVIRFSQDWLDRSRVHVIAARSSFNVGIDALDATINEDGSPDGKFFTWLGQFQYVRRLDFFETPLLKDSQVLLRTDLQYAHNELLPLEKFSVGGASTVRGYRENQLTRDNGFVASVEWRLPLMSLRIPKVSHEPDDGLLQLAPFFDYGRAWNTGSSTPDPRDISSVGLGLRWSPSQKIRTEVYWGYALRNVTGGEEYDLQDDGVHFELSMRY from the coding sequence ATTGCCACCCTTACCAGCACTCCCCCCTTATCTGATGATGAACCGTTATCTGCTGTTCCCAGTGTATTTGTAAAACAATTTGTTTTTGTTGGTAATACTGTATTTAGTCAAACGGATTTAACCGAGATAGTACAAACCTATCAAAACCGTAAAATCAGTGCTGAAGAATTGCAAGAAGCAAAAAACCGCATTACACGCCACTACATAGATAATGGCTACATCAATTCTGGTGCGATTATCCCCGACCAACCCGTTAAAGGAGGTATTATTACGTTGCAAGTGATTGAAGGACAACTCAGCCAAGTTAATATCACAGGCAATAATTATACAAACGAAGCCTACTTACGCAGTCGTTTAGAAAACAATGTCGGTGAAGTACTTAATATTAATGAGCTACAAAGAAAGTTACAATTATTACAACAAAATCAACTAATCAAACGGGTAAATGCTGAGCTAGGACCGGGTGTCCATTTAGGTGAGGGGGTTTTAAACGTTAAAGTAGAAGAAAATCGTCCTTATAGCCTAGGGCTTACCTTTAATAACCACCGCTCGCCAAGTATTGGTTCATATCGGGGAGAAATCGATGTTCAACATTTAAATATAACAGGACACGGAGACCAATTTTATGCCCGTTATGGTTTAACCGAAGGGCTAGACGATTGGGCGATTAACTATAAATTACCGATTAATCGCGCTGATACAACGCTAAGTTTTAGTGCAGAACAAAGTGACTCAAGCGTTATAGAAGACCCTTTTGCACAATTGTTAGTTAAAAGTGAGGCTGATACTTATAGCGTAACATTAAGCCATCCATTTTATCGTGTTGCAAACCAAGAATTTACGCTTGGATTACGGTTAGAAAAACGCAGTAGTCAAACCTATTTACTGGACCAAGGTTTCTCTTTCTCTCCCGGTGTGCGTGATGGCGAGAGCAAAATTACAGTTATCCGTTTTTCTCAAGATTGGTTAGACCGCAGTCGTGTTCACGTCATTGCTGCCCGTTCTAGCTTTAATGTGGGTATTGACGCGCTTGATGCAACTATCAATGAAGATGGTTCGCCCGATGGTAAATTTTTTACGTGGTTAGGACAGTTTCAATATGTGCGTCGTTTAGATTTCTTTGAAACCCCTTTACTGAAAGACAGCCAAGTATTGTTACGGACAGATTTACAATATGCGCATAATGAACTACTACCATTAGAAAAATTTTCAGTGGGGGGGGCATCAACCGTTCGGGGTTATCGAGAAAATCAATTAACCCGCGATAATGGTTTTGTTGCCTCAGTAGAATGGCGATTACCCTTGATGAGTTTACGCATCCCTAAAGTGAGCCATGAACCTGATGATGGTTTATTACAACTCGCGCCCTTTTTTGACTATGGACGTGCTTGGAATACAGGAAGTTCTACCCCCGACCCCAGAGATATTTCTAGCGTGGGATTGGGTTTACGATGGTCTCCTAGCCAAAAAATAAGAACAGAAGTGTATTGGGGTTATGCCTTGCGTAATGTTACAGGTGGCGAAGAATATGATTTGCAAGATGACGGTGTGCATTTTGAACTAAGTATGCGCTATTAA
- a CDS encoding IS1 family transposase (programmed frameshift) — MLTCPSCKATHIVKYGKTRTGTQNYKCRECGRRFVEQPTKKYISQETWAQVDKLLKEKLSLRGIARVTGISGTWLQHYVNGLYAQQRLEQAVKKKGQLRLECDEMWSFVGQRRQKVWVWLALDRDSREVVGIAFGKRDAEGAQALWDSLPAVYRQCAVCYTDFWEAYQKVLPSKRHKAVGKETGLTNHIERFNNTLRQRVSRLVRKTLSFSKKIENHIGATIFFINDYNKSLLL; from the exons ATGCTAACCTGCCCAAGCTGTAAAGCGACACACATCGTGAAATACGGAAAAACCCGCACAGGGACACAAAACTACAAATGTCGCGAATGCGGACGGAGATTTGTAGAACAACCCACCAAGAAATACATAAGCCAAGAGACGTGGGCACAGGTGGACAAGCTATTAAAAGAAAAACTCTCGTTAAGAGGAATAGCCCGTGTTACGGGAATCTCAGGCACATGGCTACAACATTATGTCAATGGTTTGTATGCGCAACAAAGACTAGAACAAGCGGTTAAAA AAAAAGGACAGTTGCGCTTAGAATGCGATGAGATGTGGTCATTTGTTGGGCAGCGTCGCCAGAAAGTGTGGGTATGGTTAGCGTTAGATAGAGACTCACGAGAGGTTGTCGGGATTGCCTTTGGAAAGCGAGATGCGGAGGGAGCGCAAGCACTCTGGGACTCACTCCCAGCGGTATATCGGCAATGTGCAGTCTGTTACACCGACTTCTGGGAAGCGTACCAGAAAGTTCTACCGAGTAAACGGCATAAAGCGGTAGGGAAGGAGACGGGGCTGACCAATCATATAGAGCGATTTAATAATACGTTAAGACAGCGTGTCAGTCGTTTAGTGAGGAAAACCTTATCTTTCTCCAAGAAGATAGAAAATCACATCGGGGCTACTATTTTTTTCATTAATGATTATAACAAATCACTGCTTCTTTAG
- a CDS encoding DUF4351 domain-containing protein, producing the protein MLEERVQQWYAEGMQIGVQQGLQQGLQQGEYFGLQRGRQEEKQRDILMILETRFGELPLSLVEQVKSMTEMNLLETCLKQAVLVESLTVFCEQWVTLPVASRPLVACYVDLENAYK; encoded by the coding sequence ATGTTAGAAGAACGCGTGCAACAATGGTATGCCGAAGGAATGCAAATAGGTGTACAACAAGGCTTGCAACAAGGTTTACAACAGGGTGAATATTTTGGGTTACAACGTGGCAGGCAAGAAGAAAAACAACGGGATATTTTAATGATATTAGAAACCCGTTTTGGCGAGTTACCACTTAGTCTTGTCGAACAAGTAAAAAGTATGACGGAGATGAATTTACTAGAAACCTGTTTAAAACAAGCCGTATTAGTTGAATCATTAACTGTTTTTTGTGAGCAATGGGTGACTTTGCCCGTTGCTTCTCGTCCCTTAGTGGCGTGTTATGTTGATTTGGAAAATGCTTATAAATAA
- a CDS encoding ABC transporter permease translates to MMMPEEVTTANITLTGETLQCQGDWTLNGLGKLETTLSKLTLPTLSQVTIDGQAIQNLDTAGAWLLCRLQAQLSTTGKIVEFANFHPEQQKLLSLTTQHIQDKIVTPTVEQVLFLEYIGRQVWRAVEEVYHFLAFVGEVTICMWHALLLPYRIRWQAVFSTLYNSGVTALPIVGLMSFLMGIVIAYQGGQQLKIYGANILVVNLVGVTLLRVLSPLLTAIMVAGRSGSAYAAQIGTMRVTSEIDALRTLGISPLDLLVIPKIIALVIALPLLTAYADIMGLLGGMLIAQLALDVSFSDFIERLPQAVPIYHYLIGIGKTVVYAVIIAIVGCYQGFQTQGGADSVGRQVTISVVHAIFLVMFAEAIFSVIFSWVGI, encoded by the coding sequence ATGATGATGCCTGAAGAAGTGACCACAGCAAACATCACTTTGACGGGGGAAACCCTTCAGTGTCAAGGTGATTGGACATTAAATGGACTTGGAAAACTAGAAACAACGTTGAGTAAATTAACATTGCCAACATTGTCACAAGTGACCATAGATGGGCAAGCCATACAAAATTTGGATACAGCAGGCGCATGGTTATTGTGTCGTTTACAAGCGCAATTAAGTACGACGGGAAAAATCGTTGAATTTGCAAATTTTCATCCCGAACAACAAAAACTACTCAGCCTAACAACACAACATATTCAAGATAAAATCGTTACACCAACTGTTGAACAAGTTTTATTTTTAGAATACATCGGACGACAAGTATGGCGTGCTGTAGAAGAAGTCTATCATTTTCTTGCCTTTGTTGGGGAAGTGACTATCTGTATGTGGCACGCGCTGTTATTGCCATATCGTATCCGTTGGCAGGCGGTTTTTTCAACGCTTTATAATTCGGGTGTTACTGCATTACCCATTGTGGGGCTGATGTCGTTTCTAATGGGAATTGTCATTGCTTATCAAGGCGGGCAACAATTAAAAATTTACGGGGCGAATATTCTGGTTGTAAATTTGGTTGGGGTTACGTTATTACGCGTTTTGTCGCCTTTGCTCACGGCCATTATGGTCGCAGGGCGTAGTGGTTCGGCTTATGCCGCACAAATTGGCACAATGCGGGTTACTAGCGAAATTGATGCGTTGCGTACGTTGGGCATTTCCCCTTTAGATTTATTGGTTATCCCTAAAATTATTGCATTGGTGATTGCTTTGCCTTTATTAACCGCGTATGCCGATATTATGGGATTACTCGGTGGTATGTTGATTGCGCAACTTGCGCTGGATGTGAGTTTTAGCGATTTTATTGAACGTTTACCACAAGCCGTGCCGATTTATCATTATTTAATCGGGATTGGTAAAACTGTTGTGTATGCAGTGATTATTGCAATTGTGGGCTGCTATCAGGGGTTTCAAACACAAGGGGGCGCGGATAGTGTTGGGCGACAAGTGACTATTAGCGTCGTACACGCCATTTTTTTGGTAATGTTTGCAGAAGCGATTTTTTCCGTCATTTTTAGCTGGGTTGGAATTTAA
- a CDS encoding lysozyme inhibitor LprI family protein yields the protein MKKFLLLPIRLSFYALLLSSCALRAAEGDSVVKNVWNNLDKTTNQCADLYDYFPNGGILSFYCHAKTFLGYDDLHKLFGKAIFVQGPHTETTLDLKNKESFGYYNPAFVEWLGNMLILTSDDKATQMRLQPLYDTYIAPLARTYFVVYKELQAQPNFLTQEKTTYLGLLKSKSLPDYYADKYYDFAALSSNNLYEGNIVKNAVLFWIRRHIDDTQTLFFQNLQKLLTTYDVGFLKHYECQQAQTPSQRLSCADYEYNVADQALNVIYQKLNDKFDADKQERLKAAQRAWLVFRDTNAKLLISTGAYKGIAEEDIAMLTAKKDLTASRVSELQALDMEAQ from the coding sequence ATGAAAAAATTCCTGTTACTACCCATTCGTTTAAGTTTTTACGCATTGCTTTTATCCAGTTGCGCTTTACGGGCGGCAGAAGGGGATAGTGTCGTAAAGAATGTATGGAATAATTTGGATAAAACCACAAATCAGTGTGCTGATTTATACGATTACTTTCCTAATGGCGGTATCTTAAGTTTTTATTGTCATGCGAAAACATTTTTAGGTTATGACGATTTACACAAGTTATTTGGTAAGGCAATTTTTGTGCAAGGACCACACACAGAGACAACGCTAGATTTGAAAAATAAGGAAAGTTTTGGTTATTACAATCCTGCGTTTGTCGAATGGCTTGGTAATATGCTTATTTTAACCAGCGATGACAAAGCAACTCAAATGCGTTTGCAACCCTTGTATGATACCTATATCGCTCCTTTAGCACGGACTTATTTTGTTGTTTATAAAGAATTACAAGCGCAACCTAATTTTCTAACACAAGAAAAAACAACTTATTTGGGCTTATTAAAAAGTAAAAGTCTGCCTGATTATTACGCGGATAAATATTATGATTTTGCTGCTTTGAGCAGTAACAATTTGTATGAGGGGAATATCGTAAAAAATGCAGTCCTTTTTTGGATACGCCGTCATATAGATGACACACAAACCCTTTTCTTTCAAAATTTGCAAAAACTGCTCACCACCTACGATGTGGGTTTTCTCAAACATTATGAATGTCAGCAAGCACAAACCCCAAGCCAACGCCTTTCTTGTGCGGATTATGAATATAATGTAGCTGACCAAGCCCTGAATGTAATTTATCAAAAACTCAATGATAAATTTGATGCTGACAAACAGGAACGTTTAAAAGCGGCGCAACGTGCGTGGCTCGTTTTTCGGGACACGAACGCAAAATTACTCATTTCTACAGGAGCTTATAAAGGTATTGCAGAAGAGGATATTGCCATGCTAACGGCAAAAAAGGATTTAACAGCAAGTCGGGTAAGCGAATTACAAGCCCTAGATATGGAAGCACAATAA
- the accC gene encoding acetyl-CoA carboxylase biotin carboxylase subunit, whose product MLSKVVIANRGEIALRILRACREMGIRTVAIHSSVDRELKHVRLADESVCIGPPPSGQSYLNIPAVISAAEVTDAVAIHPGYGFLSENADFAEQVEKSGFIFIGPRPDTIRLMGDKVSAIAAMKAAGVPCVPGSDGVLTEDMEQNFRIAREIGYPVIIKAAGGGGGRGMRVVHSEAALHNAITLTCNEAGAAFGNDKVYMEKFLENPRHIEFQVLADEHGHAIHLGERDCSMQRRHQKVLEEAPAPGLPRNLRNKIGERCAQACREIGYRGAGTFEFLYENGEFYFIEMNTRVQVEHPVTEMITGIDIVKEQLHIAAGEPLRYQQKDIRFTGHAIECRVNAEDPNNFMPSPGLVNRYHAPGGPGIRVDTHLYSGYRVPPYYDSLIGKLIAHGESRESAIARLSTALDEMVVDGIKTNIPLHQSLLKDASFQKGGTSIHYLEKKLGLM is encoded by the coding sequence ATGCTGTCGAAAGTCGTTATCGCTAACCGTGGTGAAATTGCACTACGAATTTTACGTGCTTGTCGGGAAATGGGAATTCGCACGGTAGCGATACATTCCTCTGTTGACCGTGAGCTAAAACATGTCCGTTTGGCGGATGAATCTGTCTGCATAGGCCCGCCCCCCTCTGGACAAAGTTATTTAAATATTCCCGCCGTTATTAGTGCCGCAGAAGTTACGGATGCAGTTGCTATTCATCCCGGATATGGTTTTTTATCTGAAAATGCGGATTTTGCAGAACAGGTTGAAAAAAGTGGTTTTATTTTTATTGGTCCACGCCCTGATACGATCCGTTTAATGGGTGATAAAGTGTCCGCGATTGCTGCCATGAAAGCTGCAGGTGTGCCTTGTGTCCCGGGGTCTGATGGCGTATTAACGGAGGATATGGAGCAGAATTTTCGGATTGCCCGCGAGATAGGCTATCCTGTGATTATTAAAGCGGCGGGCGGTGGCGGCGGGCGAGGAATGCGCGTTGTACATAGTGAGGCGGCGTTACACAATGCGATAACGCTCACTTGCAATGAAGCGGGGGCGGCTTTTGGTAATGATAAAGTTTATATGGAAAAATTCTTGGAAAATCCTCGTCATATAGAGTTCCAAGTATTAGCTGATGAACATGGACACGCGATTCATTTAGGCGAGCGTGATTGTTCTATGCAACGTCGTCATCAAAAAGTGTTAGAAGAGGCCCCAGCACCGGGGTTGCCCAGAAATTTACGCAATAAAATTGGTGAACGTTGCGCACAAGCCTGCCGTGAAATTGGTTATCGGGGGGCTGGGACATTTGAATTTTTATATGAAAATGGCGAGTTTTATTTCATTGAAATGAATACACGGGTACAAGTAGAACACCCTGTTACAGAGATGATTACGGGCATTGATATTGTTAAAGAACAATTGCATATTGCCGCAGGCGAGCCGTTACGTTATCAGCAAAAAGATATTCGTTTTACAGGTCATGCGATTGAATGCCGTGTTAATGCTGAAGACCCTAATAATTTTATGCCGTCTCCCGGATTGGTTAATCGTTATCATGCTCCCGGTGGGCCAGGTATTCGGGTTGATACGCATTTATACAGTGGGTATCGCGTGCCACCTTATTATGATTCTTTGATTGGTAAGTTGATTGCGCATGGGGAAAGCCGTGAATCAGCCATTGCGCGTTTATCTACCGCGTTAGATGAAATGGTCGTGGATGGCATTAAGACCAATATTCCCTTGCATCAATCTTTATTAAAAGATGCCTCTTTTCAAAAGGGTGGAACAAGTATTCACTATTTAGAAAAGAAATTGGGGTTGATGTAG